One genomic region from Populus nigra chromosome 8, ddPopNigr1.1, whole genome shotgun sequence encodes:
- the LOC133700916 gene encoding F-box protein SKIP8-like produces MEITAFNFTLSESFLIASSLTLLSLSLALLTLRSKSPKSKLSVHSSTSAASTSKTRTCRCCCSCIGEIGSDNSKDSVTAEKYVNGVGAAEDMVVDKQTGASMMEQLVPEITTHALSYLDYPSLCRLSMTNSLMRKAANDDNAWKALYHKDFTLEQGSVTPVIGWKAYYAVTRAIVNVNTEFFNIIRERSLQAMSQLWLNSDYVKCTHASGENFSGYNAVIQSWQFAFNWEQGLDLQVRDVRARVLTDMAWVTMKMYVVEMDTGPFNVTNVFEFHDGRWYMVHHHSSVMIIDAEVDQQIVHA; encoded by the exons ATGGAGATTACTGCCTTTAATTTCACTCTCTCTGAATCTTTCCTCATAGCCTCATCTCTtaccctcctctctctctcacttgCTCTCCTCACTCTCCGATCAAAATCTCCCAAGTCGAAACTCTCCGTCCATTCATCCACGTCAGCAGCATCAACATCCAAGACGAGAACCTGCAGGTGTTGCTGTTCTTGTATCGGTGAGATTGGAAGTGATAATAGTAAGGATTCTGTTACGGCGGAGAAGTACGTGAACGGTGTTGGTGCGGCAGAGGATATGGTGGTGGATAAGCAGACCGGAGCTTCGATGATGGAGCAGTTAGTGCCGGAGATTACAACGCACGCGCTTAGTTATTTGGATTATCCAAGTTTGTGTAGGTTGTCGATGACTAATTCGTTGATGCGTAAAGCTGCTAATGATGATAATGCGTGGAAGGCGCTGTATCATAag GATTTTACATTGGAACAAGGTAGTGTAACTCCTGTTATTGGGTGGAAGGCTTACTATGCGGTTACAAGAGCCATTGTGAATGTCAATACAGAATTCTTTAACATCATTAGAGAAAGGTCTCTTCAAGCAATGAGTCAATTATGGCTTAATTCAGATTATGTGAAGTGCACCCATGCATCTGGGGAAAATTTTTCAGG GTATAATGCTGTAATACAGAGTTGGCAGTTTGCATTTAACTGGGAGCAAGGATTGGACTTGCAGGTTCGTGATGTAAGGGCTCGTGTGCTGACTGACATGGCTTGGGTTACCATGAAAATGTACGTTGTTGAGATGGACACTGGGCCATTTAACGTAACTAATGTCTTTGAGTTCCATGATGGACGGTGGTACATGGTGCATCATCACAGTTCAGTGATGATCATTGATGCGGAGGTGGACCAGCAGATTGTGCATGCATGa
- the LOC133701501 gene encoding SUN domain-containing protein 5-like, whose product MKKTRQGFSVSNAIVCQNNKIKNGHSRRRSLYELRFSLLFLLCYLLFLFCARLSIGLGNQGNLTPDDSSIPCSSDLKDTLCGDTYSRDTNRSNNCTNGILLGVNLSTSNNNATVHTASRNQRCPLPETNRLEEVILSALGYGSSGLIMKNPEEVKAVKPKELPSGRLQHLTYLNFDEFRNLTKQEKGKVMPKQLANITHRLEPDGKEYNYASVTKGAKVLVYNKEAKGACNILGKDHDKYLRNPCLTREKFVVIELSEETLVDVVKIANFEHYSSNFKDFELSGSLTYPTRTWTQLGNFVAANVKHIQDFKLPEPKWVRYLKLNLLSHYGSEFYCTLSVVEVYGVDAIEQMLEDFFVPSEEPLPNELPEPNSTAAPPSKPELSLADKEDSGKAHNGSDNAGVETENIHGIQQSNPGVKKNPESINMIANPVTGVRQLLISRKPGDTVLKILMQKVKSLELSLTMLEEYIKEMNQRKGDILPKLDQELFRISLLVEKSRTEIRDLMEWKENTDKVLMEFESWKAGVSSSMDAMVRENTRLRLDVEKVANDQANLESKELAVLARSLVFVCFSIAMLVSAKVSKFLRAASCLGKACRTRRGWIMILISITMIIFVTLLSS is encoded by the exons ATGAAAAAAACTCGACAAGGGTTCTCAGTCTCAAACGCCATTGTTtgtcaaaacaacaaaatcaaaaacgGTCATTCAAGAAGGAGAAGTTTGTATGAGCTGCGCTTCTCTTTGCTTTTCCTACTTTgttatcttctcttcttgttctgtGCTAGACTTAGCATTGGTCTTGGAAATCAAG GGAATTTGACTCCTGATGACAGTAGCATACCTTGTTCCAGTGATCTCAAAGATACTCTCTGCGGTGATACATATTCACGTGATACCAATAGAAGCAATAATTGTACAAATGGAATTCTGCTAGGGGTCAATTTATCTACCAGCAATAACAATGCTACAGTTCATACTGCCTCAAGAAATCAGAGGTGCCCACTCCCAGAGACAAATAGATTAGAAGAAGTAATTTTGAGTGCTTTAGGGTATGGTTCTTCAGGGTTAATAATGAAGAATCCAGAAGAAGTGAAGGCAGTTAAACCAAAAGAACTACCTAGTGGGAGACTTCAGCATTTGACTTATCTCAACTTTGACGAGTTCCGGAActtaacaaaacaagaaaaaggcaAAGTGATGCCCAAGCAGCTTGCTAACATCACCCACCGGCTTGAGCCTGATGGAAAAGAGTACAACTATGCCTCTGTGACTAAGGGTGCAAAGGTGCTTGTGTACAATAAGGAGGCTAAAGGAGCATGTAACATACTGGGGAAGGATCATGATAAGTACCTGAGAAACCCTTGTCTCACGAGAGAGAAGTTTGTTGTGATTGAGCTTTCAGAAGAGACACTGGTTGATGTCGTTAAAATAGCAAATTTCGAACATTATTCCTCCAATTTCAAGGATTTTGAACTGTCAGGAAGTTTGACCTATCCAACTAGAACTTGGACACAATTGGGAAATTTTGTGGCTGCAAATGTGAAGCACATTCAAGATTTTAAGCTGCCTGAACCCAAATGGGTGAGGTATTTGAAGTTGAATTTACTAAGTCATTACGGGTCAGAATTTTACTGCACGTTGAGTGTTGTTGAGGTATATGGAGTAGATGCAATTGAGCAGATGCTTGAAGATTTCTTTGTTCCATCCGAAGAACCTCTTCCCAATGAATTGCCAGAGCCTAATTCAACTGCAGCACCACCTTCAAAGCCAGAATTAAGTCTGGCTGACAAGGAAGATAGTGGGAAAGCTCACAACGGGAGTGATAATGCTGGTGTGGAGACAGAGAACATACATGGTATTCAACAATCCAATCCCGGTGTGAAGAAGAATCCTGAGAGTATAAACATGATTGCTAATCCTGTAACTGGAGTTAGACAGCTTTTAATTAGCAGAAAACCAGGTGACACTGTTCTAAAGATCTTGATGCAGAAGGTGAAGTCGCTTGAACTAAGTTTAACCATGCTCGAGGAGTATATCAAAGAAATGAATCAGAGAAAAGGAGATATTCTGCCAAAGCTTGATCAAGAGCTATTCAGGATTTCATTGCTTGTGGAGAAGAGCAGAACAGAAATTAGAGATCTCATGGAATGGAAGGAGAACACG GATAAAGTGCTCATGGAGTTCGAATCATGGAAAGCTGGTGTTTCATCTAGTATGGATGCAATGGTTAGAGAAAATACAAGGCTAAG ATTGGACGTTGAAAAGGTTGCAAACGATCAAGCAAATCTGGAAAGTAAAGAACTCGCAGTGCTAGCCAGGAGTCTTGTTTTTGTGTGCTTTTCAATTGCCATGCTGGTTTCTGCAAAAGTTTCAAAATTCTTAAGAGCAGCATCATGTTTGGGGAAGGCATGCCGGACTAGAAGAGGTTGGATAATGATACTAATTAGCATCACTATGATAATATTCGTTACACTACTCTCCAGCTAG